Genomic segment of Dermacentor silvarum isolate Dsil-2018 unplaced genomic scaffold, BIME_Dsil_1.4 Seq933, whole genome shotgun sequence:
AATATCTATTTGGAATGGCTACCTCTAAGCCACTCCCGTTAACAGCGACCGCCTTTTTGGCATGGACTGTGTGACATCTGGAAATGTGGGACAACCGCATTGTTGCCTGCTTTAATTCACATGTTACCTTTTCGAATCGTCTTGTAACCCCACCCGCTTGGTTTCTAAAGAGATCGCAGTGTGGACTGGAAGCTCAATTTAAATCAAATAATGAAGCATCTTTGTGCGGATGCTGATCTTTTCATATAATTTATAAGTAGTGTGCTTATGCAAGGAGGGCAAATATCACTTTCAAAACTGCTCAGTGCTGGATTTTGCGATTTTTCGGGACTGCCTTTAAAGTCCTGTCTCCATCCACTTACCATCAGAAGCCCGTATTGACCGTGCACTTGCTGTACACTGAAGCGTCGAAGAAAAGGAGCACCAGAAGCGTTGTATCCCAGCACCCATTATGTTAATGGTTACCATTATGATTCTGCTGTTTATGTCATTGTGCATGACAACGTGTGCATTCTTAGTTGTGCGATTCTGTTTTAACTGTAAATGCAATATCTTTGTTGTATGACAGTGGCCTGCACTCTCGCGATTGTTTCCGTGATTTTTCTGCTTCGTTGATTTGCTTTGTTCTTCCTTGTGCTGTGCACGTACTGCTATACGTCTGACGTAATGCTCTGTTTCAAAACTCAAACGGTTGTAGACCGCTTGAGTTTTGGCAGCCAATGGATAATAATATGCTATTCTATTCTCTGTGACCATGAATACGTAGCAACCTGGCCCAACTTTTGGTGTTGCATCGACAACGCGAATTTTCCAATTAGCCCAACTCTCTACAACAAGCTTGCGTTTATACTGGCATCTGGAGCACGATTTAGGAAAGCACAAGGATAAACGAAGACGCTGggcagacaggacgagcgctggtTAGGAAAAACACGTAGACGTACCTGCCTCGGTTGCTCAGTGGACATAGATATGGTGTTGCGCTgtggagcacgaggtcgcgcgttGGATTCCCCCGCCTCGGCGGTAGTATTCTAATGCTGGCGGAATACGAAAACTTTCATGTACCGTGCTGCAAGTGCACAGCAATGAACCCACAGGGTCGTCTGAGTCAATTCGGGTCCCTCTATTACAGACTCCATCATAACCTGCAGCCGGCAGTTGCGGCACGGTGAACCGCATAACTGAACTTTACAACGAGCAGAATATATGGTACAACCGCTCATGCCTTCTATTTCGTGTCGTCGTGTGTTTTCTTGAGGGCTGTAGCTGTAACAGCCAACTAGACAGCCTTTCTGCCTTTAGATTTCGGCATTAAACTATGGTCCACGCCCTCTGCGGCGGCGAAGTGCCAATATAGCGCTCTGGTGCTGATTACGAAaccgcggcgggcgcatttcggTTGCTGCGCAATGCAGAGTCGCTcgtatacttaaatttaggtgcatgttgaaAAAATCCTGGTGACCAACACTGATACGGAGGCCCTCCACAACTGGCATTTCTCATAACCCGAGTGTTGCTTTGTGACgctaaaatcaatcaatcaagcaagcaacCAAGCGaccactcaatcaatcaatcgaacaatcaatcaatcactcaaccAATGACTCaataaatcagtcaatcaatcagtcagtcgctcaatcaagcaagcaatcaatcaatcaatcaatcaatcaattcaatcaatcaataacgTCTACCCATGCTCTTTCCACCCTGTTGTGCATGCAGTTACTACTACGACCTGCTGGGATGCTACAACGACGCGCTGACCGAGTGCACAGGCACGGATGCGAACAGGCTTGTCGCCACCCTGGCCGAGAACGTGTTCGGCCAGACCCTGGGCCTCGTCTGCGGCGTCTACACGAAAGGGTCGCCAGCGTGCCTGACGCTTGAGCCACTGAAGAGGCTCGACCTGTCCGAACTGGACACGGAGAACTTCATCGTGCCGCTGGTCACCATCGCCGGCACACTGAGACACTCCAAGGTTGTGCGCAGGCACCTATGACACGGTGGAAGCGACCGATACTCATGGCTGCGTGTACACCAGCAAGCAGCAACGGTTGGGGACTCAACGAGAGATGCGAAGAACCACTGAATGAAGGACGCCGACAGTCATTGCAACCAAGAAATGAGCATGAGAACTGTAGCTAATGCCGGCCACATTGAAGCAAGAGCGATAAATTAGTCGTAACCGAACGGAACGTTTTCAAAAAAGCAATCTATGCTCAGATTTTACCCTTGTTCCAGCTGTTTCCTAACTTTTGAAGGCTAAAATAGCTATCCTGTTGTGAAGGTATGGGGAAGTTCATATGTATCGAGGGTGCGTCGAGCAGCAGGCATGTGTTTATATTGACCGTTCTGGTAAACCTTCTGGTATTGTTCATCCATAGCAAGCAGGACAGaaatcaataaagaaaaaagaagtgcaTGAGGTTCACGTGAACCGTGTAGAGTTGACTCACCCTGTTCGACCAGTTTGAGAGGCGTTCACAATTCCGGATCGTCACTCTTAcccagaaattttttttcgagTAAAGTATCGTGTGCATGAAACCAGGGATGTTTCGCGAAAAAAATGCCAATTTGTGCAAGTGACGTCATATGCTTCAGTGTAGCACGTCACAGAAAACAAAGATCACTTGTCAAGGTCCAGTAGCAAACCCCTCTTCATTGATAAATAATCACCCCCAATTCACACGAAAAATGCTGTCTGCGAAAGCCTTTCGTCAGTGACCATTCCATAAGCTAGTGTTCCCATCGTTATCATGAGTGACCGGTGTTCTTTCATGTCAGCTGCTTTTTATCAGAAATAGCAAGGGATACTTAAGTTGGTGAACGTTCATATTTGGCAAGAACAGCGCTAAGAAAGGCGAGGACTAAGAAAGGCAGGTTCAACGCTCTTATTTGAATCGATGTGTTCCTTATTACTCGTCATTCTTTGCGCTGCTTTTGTCAAGTAAGAGCAGCTTTTTAAATCGACCGAGATTGAAACGATTTTGTTATTCCCTCTGTCAGGGAAATTGGATGCAACACTGACATTAAAGTGCATCGTACGAAGCAGTGGCGCAGTTGATGTTCATTCAGTCGACATAAGGGGAAACGCGCTGCCCCTGACATGGATTCGAATCCTAGTATTTGTGGATACATCCGggaccacgacgacgacgacgatgatgatgatgatgatgtcttatTCAATCGCACAAACCCACCGTGGGGTCACGGACCGGGTCACCACCATAGTACCGGTCTTCTGCCTTTTCAGCTTCCTTCTTTCGTCGCGATGTCTCTGCTCTTGGTCTCTGCGCGCACAGAATGCGAGCACTAGTTCACTCAAATTTAAGCCGGGAAAAACTTGGTGTTTAAGCGTTAGGAACTGCGCTCTTTGGACGTCAAATATGAGTGACGTGCGCCAACTTCGCATGAAGAACTACTATGTGAAGGCAATAGAGTTCTGTCtgaatgagagtgagagagaggggCTCGATCTTCACAAAAAAGTGCAGAATTTAGCTTCGCGGTACGCCGAGTGGGCTACTTCAGGTGGATGCCATGATGAATGAAATGATACGCAAATGAGATAATGCATATGATGGACACATAACAGACGGGAAACACACCACACGTAACATACAGAAGTACGAAAAAATCGGTGAGACCAGCGTATCGCAAAAAATGTTAGGAGCACATTCGCAGCATGGGACGCTGCGGCGGCATTCGTCCATGGTCCAAGTGCATGTTGTAGCCCAAGGT
This window contains:
- the LOC119435822 gene encoding uncharacterized protein LOC119435822, producing the protein MCATGLPRVAAVLALDAADENIEAVCTPRTELHTMYNSAIRCLNKVGVKMNGCIRDLVIDLNTAVARAPIESQVAYGCCYYYDLLGCYNDALTECTGTDANRLVATLAENVFGQTLGLVCGVYTKGSPACLTLEPLKRLDLSELDTENFIVPLVTIAGTLRHSKVVRRHL